The following are encoded together in the Drosophila takahashii strain IR98-3 E-12201 chromosome X, DtakHiC1v2, whole genome shotgun sequence genome:
- the per gene encoding period circadian protein isoform X1 encodes MENLNNMEGGESTESTHNTKVSDSAYSNSCSNSQSQRSGSSKSRLSGSHSSGSSGYGGKPSTQASSSDMIIKRNKDKSRKKKKNKGTGQTQVQSLISAAASLEGGIGGAEEKPPRPSGSGCGDQQTLQDHQQHGEDRGEATEPAEQLRQQQEEEDDQSGSESESADRGDLGAAKSEAEQSFPIPSPLSVTIVPPSMGGGVGGCGGVGHASGLDSGLGKFDKAWGESTPGKLESMAGVSAAGASGGIPGRVKEDSFCCVISMHDGIVLYTTPSITDVLGFPRDMWLGRSFIDFVHLKDRATFASQITTGIPIAESRGSMPKDAKSTFCVMLRRYRGLKSGGFGVIGRPVSYEPFRLGLTFREAPEEARPDNYMVSNGTNMLLVICATPIKSSYKVPDEILSQKSPKFAIRHTATGIISHVDSAAVSALGYLPQDLIGRSIMDFYHHEDLSVMKETYETVMKKGQTAGASFCSKPYRFLIQNGCYVLLETEWTSFVNPWSRKLEFVVGHHRVFQGPKQCNVFEAAPTCKLKISEEAQNRNTRIKEDIVKRLAETVSRPSDTVKQEVSRRCQALASFMETLMDEVSRADLKLELPHENELTVSERDSVMLGEISPHHDYYDSKSSTETPPSYNQLNYNENLLRFFNSKPVTAPAELDPPKTEPPPEPRSTCVSGGASGPMSPVHEGSGGSGSSGNFTTASNIHMSSVTNTSIAGTGGTGTGTGTGTGTGTGTGTGTGTGTKTGTGTGNGTNSGTTVTTTGTTSSSRGGGAASPPITLTESLLNKHNDEMEKFMLKKHRESRGRTGEKSKKSANDTLKMLEYSGPGHGIKRGGSHSWEGEANKPKQQLTLGTGDAGSKGAGAGGGGGGGAAAGSGGVGSGGAGVAGGGGGGSVPPEGRTTTTTSGAGTPGGGGGGGAGGAAGATSSSVGSSTPGPSSYPSCTQNINLWPPFSVGITPPVHSTHTAMAQSSFSSAGLFPTFYYIPAASLTPTSPTRSPRIHKHPHKSGVELPTTSQQAAAAAAAAQAMPLQYMAGVMYPHPSLFYTHPAAAAATAMMYQPMPFPGMANALQIPERPLGSQSAYNKTVYTATPVSMTKKVPGAFHSVTTPAQVQRPSSQTTSVKAEGAGSNAAGADPCKKEVVAPDSSPIASVMGDYNSDPPCSSNPTNNKKYTDSNGNSDDMDGSSFSSFYSSFIKTTDGSESPPDTEKDPKHRKIKSLSTSENKIMEHPEEDQTQHGDG; translated from the exons ATGGAGAACCTAAACAACATGGAGGGCGGCGAGTCCACGGAGTCCACACACAACACCAAGGTGTCCGATTCGGCGTATTCAAACAGCTGCAGCAACAGTCAGTCGCAGCGCAG TGGCAGTTCCAAGTCCCGGCTGAGCGGCAGCCACTCGTCCGGCAGCAGCGGCTATGGGGGCAAGCCCTCGACGCAggccagcagcagcgacaTGATCATCAAGCGGAACAAGGACAAGTCgcgcaagaagaagaagaacaagGGGACGGGGCAGACGCAGGTGCAATCCCTGATCTCGGCGGCCGCCTCCCTGGAGGGGGGCATAGGTGGGGCGGAGGAGAAGCCGCCGCGGCCCAGCGGCAGTGGATGCGGGGACCAGCAGACGCTGCAGGACCACCAGCAGCACGGCGAGGATCGCGGCGAGGCCACGGAGCCGGCGGAGCAGCTGcgccagcagcaggaggaggaggacgaccaGTCGGGATCCGAGTCCGAGTCGGCGGATCGTGGCGATCTGGGCGCGGCCAAGTCGGAGGCGGAGCAGAGCTTCCCCATCCCCTCGCCGCTGTCCGTGACCATAGTGCCGCCCTCGATGGGCGGCGGAGTGGGCGGCTGCGGGGGCGTGGGCCACGCCTCCGGCCTGGACAGCGGCCTGGGGAAGTTCGACAAAGCGTGGGGCGAGTCGACGCCGGGCAAGCTGGAGTCCATGGCGGGCGTGAGCGCCGCGGGAGCGTCGGGCGGGATCCCGGGCAGGGTGAAGGAGGACAGCTTCTGCTGCGTGATCTCCATGCACGACGGCATCGTGCTCTACACCACGCCCAGCATCACCGATGTGCTGGGCTTTCCGCGCGACATGTGGCTGGGCCGCTCCTTCATCGACTTTGTGCACCTCAAGGACCGGGCCACCTTCGCCAGCCAGATCACGACGGGCATACCGATCGCCGAGTCGCGGGGCAGCATGCCCAAGGACGCCAAGAGCACCTTCTGCGTGATGCTGCGCCGCTACCGGGGCCTCAAGTCCGGCGGATTCGGGGTGATCGGGCGGCCGGTGAGCTACGAGCCCTTCCGGCTGGGCCTGACCTTCCGGGAGGCGCCCGAGGAGGCGCGGCCGGACAACTACATGGTCTCCAACGGCACCAACATGCTGCTCGTCATCTGCGCCACTCCGATCAAGAGCAGCTACAAGG TTCCCGACGAGATCCTCTCGCAGAAGAGCCCCAAGTTCGCCATCCGGCACACGGCCACCGGGATCATCTCGCACGTGGACAGCGCGGCGGTGAGTGCGCTGGGCTACCTGCCGCAGGACCTCATCGGCAGGAGCATCATGGACTTCTACCACCACGAGGACCTCAGCGTCATGAAGGAGACCTACGAGACGGTGATGAAGAAGGGCCAAACGGCGGGCGCCTCCTTCTGCAGCAAGCCCTACCGCTTCCTCATCCAGAACGGCTGCTACGTCCTCCTGGAGACCGAGTGGACCAGCTTCGTAAATCCGTGGTCGCGCAAGCTGGAGTTCGTGGTCGGCCATCACAGGGTGTTTCAGG GTCCCAAACAGTGCAACGTCTTCGAGGCGGCACCCACGTGCAAGCTCAAGATATCGGAGGAGGCCCAGAACCGGAACACGCGCATCAAGGAGGACATCGTGAAGCGGCTGGCGGAGACCGTCTCCCGTCCGTCGGACACGGTCAAGCAGGAGGTCTCCCGCCGCTGCCAGGCGCTGGCCAGCTTCATGGAGACCCTCATGGACGAGGTCTCGCGCGCCGACCTCAAGCTGGAGCTGCCGCACGAGAACGAGCTGACCGTCTCGGAGCGCGACAGCGTGATGCTCGGCGAGATCTCGCCGCACCACGACTACTATGACAGTAAGAGCTCCACTGAGACGCCGCCCAGCTACAACCAGCTAAACTATAACGAGAACCTGCTGCGTTTTTTCAACAGCAAGCCGGTCACGGCGCCGGCGGAGCTCGATCCGCCCAAGACGGAGCCGCCGCCGGAGCCGCGGAGCACCTGTGTCAGTGGCGGAGCCAGTGGACCGATGAGTCCCGTCCACGAGGGCAGCGGGGGCAGCGGCTCCTCCGGGAACTTCACCACCGCCAGTAATATACACATGAGCAGTGTGACCAATACGAGCATTGCGGGAACCGGTGGAACTGGAACGGGAACTGGTACGGGAACTGGTACTGGAACTGGTACAGGCACAGGCACAGGAACCGGTACCAAAACAGGAACCGGAACGGGGAATGGAACCAACTCTGGAACCACCGTTACCACCACTGGCACCACCAGCTCCTCCAGAGGAGGCGGCGCCGCCTCTCCGCCCATTACCCTCACCGAATCCCTGCTCAACAAGCACAATGACGAAATGGAAAAGTTCATGCTGAAGAAGCACCGCGAATCGCGGGGACGCACCGGGGAGAAGAGCAAGAAGTCCGCCAATGACACCCTCAAGATGCTCGAGTACAGTGGCCCGGGACACGGGATCAAGCGGGGCGGCTCCCACTCGTGGGAGGGCGAGGCGAACAAGCCCAAGCAGCAGCTGACCCTGGGAACCGGCGATGCCGGGAGCAAGGGAGCGGGAGCCGGCGGAGGTGGAGGCGGGGGAGCAGCAGCGGGCTCCGGCGGGGTGGGATCGGGAGGAGCAGGGGTggcaggcggaggaggaggaggaagcgTGCCACCGGAGGGCAGGACCACAACCACGACATCGGGAGCGGGAACCccgggcggcggcggagggggCGGAGCCGGAGGAGCGGCGGGcgccacctcctcctcggtGGGCAGCTCCACGCCAGGACCCTCCTCCTATCCCTCCTGCACGCAGAACATCAATCTCTGGCCGCCGTTCTCGGTGGGCATCACCCCGCCCGTCCACTCCACGCACACGGCCATGGCCCAGAGCAGCTTCTCCTCCGCCGGCCTCTTCCCCACCTTCTACTACATCCCCGCCGCCTCCCTGACGCCCACCAGTCCCACGCGCTCGCCCCGGATCCACAAGCATCCGCACAAGAGTGGCGTGGAGCTGCCCACCACCTCGCAGCAGGCGGCGGCTGCAGCGGCGGCCGCCCAGGCCATGCCGCTCCAGTACATGGCCGGCGTGATGTACCCGCATCCCTCCCTCTTCTACACGCatccggcggcggcggccgcCACGGCCATGATGTACCAGCCGATGCCCTTCCCCGGGATGGCCAACGCCCTGCAGATTCCGGAGCGGCCGTTGGGCTCCCAGTCGGCGTACAACAAGACGGTGTATACG GCCACGCCAGTGTCCATGACAAAGAAGGTGCCCGGCGCATTCCACTCGGTCACCACTCCCGCCCAGGTGCAACGGCCCTCCTCGCAGACCACCTCCGTCAAGGCGGAGGGTGCGGGGTCCAATGCGGCGGGTGCTGATCCCTGCAAGAAGGAGGTGGTGGCGCCCGACTCCTCGCCCATCGCGTCCGTGATGGGCGACTACAACTCCGACCCGCCCTGCAGCAGCAATCCCACCAACAACAAG
- the per gene encoding period circadian protein isoform X2, whose translation MENLNNMEGGESTESTHNTKVSDSAYSNSCSNSQSQRSGSSKSRLSGSHSSGSSGYGGKPSTQASSSDMIIKRNKDKSRKKKKNKGTGQTQVQSLISAAASLEGGIGGAEEKPPRPSGSGCGDQQTLQDHQQHGEDRGEATEPAEQLRQQQEEEDDQSGSESESADRGDLGAAKSEAEQSFPIPSPLSVTIVPPSMGGGVGGCGGVGHASGLDSGLGKFDKAWGESTPGKLESMAGVSAAGASGGIPGRVKEDSFCCVISMHDGIVLYTTPSITDVLGFPRDMWLGRSFIDFVHLKDRATFASQITTGIPIAESRGSMPKDAKSTFCVMLRRYRGLKSGGFGVIGRPVSYEPFRLGLTFREAPEEARPDNYMVSNGTNMLLVICATPIKSSYKVPDEILSQKSPKFAIRHTATGIISHVDSAAVSALGYLPQDLIGRSIMDFYHHEDLSVMKETYETVMKKGQTAGASFCSKPYRFLIQNGCYVLLETEWTSFVNPWSRKLEFVVGHHRVFQGPKQCNVFEAAPTCKLKISEEAQNRNTRIKEDIVKRLAETVSRPSDTVKQEVSRRCQALASFMETLMDEVSRADLKLELPHENELTVSERDSVMLGEISPHHDYYDTSRSRRRRSSIRPRRSRRRSRGAPVSVAEPVDR comes from the exons ATGGAGAACCTAAACAACATGGAGGGCGGCGAGTCCACGGAGTCCACACACAACACCAAGGTGTCCGATTCGGCGTATTCAAACAGCTGCAGCAACAGTCAGTCGCAGCGCAG TGGCAGTTCCAAGTCCCGGCTGAGCGGCAGCCACTCGTCCGGCAGCAGCGGCTATGGGGGCAAGCCCTCGACGCAggccagcagcagcgacaTGATCATCAAGCGGAACAAGGACAAGTCgcgcaagaagaagaagaacaagGGGACGGGGCAGACGCAGGTGCAATCCCTGATCTCGGCGGCCGCCTCCCTGGAGGGGGGCATAGGTGGGGCGGAGGAGAAGCCGCCGCGGCCCAGCGGCAGTGGATGCGGGGACCAGCAGACGCTGCAGGACCACCAGCAGCACGGCGAGGATCGCGGCGAGGCCACGGAGCCGGCGGAGCAGCTGcgccagcagcaggaggaggaggacgaccaGTCGGGATCCGAGTCCGAGTCGGCGGATCGTGGCGATCTGGGCGCGGCCAAGTCGGAGGCGGAGCAGAGCTTCCCCATCCCCTCGCCGCTGTCCGTGACCATAGTGCCGCCCTCGATGGGCGGCGGAGTGGGCGGCTGCGGGGGCGTGGGCCACGCCTCCGGCCTGGACAGCGGCCTGGGGAAGTTCGACAAAGCGTGGGGCGAGTCGACGCCGGGCAAGCTGGAGTCCATGGCGGGCGTGAGCGCCGCGGGAGCGTCGGGCGGGATCCCGGGCAGGGTGAAGGAGGACAGCTTCTGCTGCGTGATCTCCATGCACGACGGCATCGTGCTCTACACCACGCCCAGCATCACCGATGTGCTGGGCTTTCCGCGCGACATGTGGCTGGGCCGCTCCTTCATCGACTTTGTGCACCTCAAGGACCGGGCCACCTTCGCCAGCCAGATCACGACGGGCATACCGATCGCCGAGTCGCGGGGCAGCATGCCCAAGGACGCCAAGAGCACCTTCTGCGTGATGCTGCGCCGCTACCGGGGCCTCAAGTCCGGCGGATTCGGGGTGATCGGGCGGCCGGTGAGCTACGAGCCCTTCCGGCTGGGCCTGACCTTCCGGGAGGCGCCCGAGGAGGCGCGGCCGGACAACTACATGGTCTCCAACGGCACCAACATGCTGCTCGTCATCTGCGCCACTCCGATCAAGAGCAGCTACAAGG TTCCCGACGAGATCCTCTCGCAGAAGAGCCCCAAGTTCGCCATCCGGCACACGGCCACCGGGATCATCTCGCACGTGGACAGCGCGGCGGTGAGTGCGCTGGGCTACCTGCCGCAGGACCTCATCGGCAGGAGCATCATGGACTTCTACCACCACGAGGACCTCAGCGTCATGAAGGAGACCTACGAGACGGTGATGAAGAAGGGCCAAACGGCGGGCGCCTCCTTCTGCAGCAAGCCCTACCGCTTCCTCATCCAGAACGGCTGCTACGTCCTCCTGGAGACCGAGTGGACCAGCTTCGTAAATCCGTGGTCGCGCAAGCTGGAGTTCGTGGTCGGCCATCACAGGGTGTTTCAGG GTCCCAAACAGTGCAACGTCTTCGAGGCGGCACCCACGTGCAAGCTCAAGATATCGGAGGAGGCCCAGAACCGGAACACGCGCATCAAGGAGGACATCGTGAAGCGGCTGGCGGAGACCGTCTCCCGTCCGTCGGACACGGTCAAGCAGGAGGTCTCCCGCCGCTGCCAGGCGCTGGCCAGCTTCATGGAGACCCTCATGGACGAGGTCTCGCGCGCCGACCTCAAGCTGGAGCTGCCGCACGAGAACGAGCTGACCGTCTCGGAGCGCGACAGCGTGATGCTCGGCGAGATCTCGCCGCACCACGACTACTATGACA CAAGCCGGTCACGGCGCCGGCGGAGCTCGATCCGCCCAAGACGGAGCCGCCGCCGGAGCCGCGGAGCACCTGTGTCAGTGGCGGAGCCAGTGGACCGATGA
- the LOC108063913 gene encoding uncharacterized protein, with the protein MSYTNLLRQQNVVDDCQRVSCNRGPASNLAGRCVISRDIVVGCRMEQCDPDLPYMLEPTWMVYLRSGRDGGDLSRFVQRVTFKMSPRLPLRLHVADSAPFEISEVLGSDFPVEVQVQYVDARMSDTSYVFRPRVVREGHGGISEEMPDKMIFVNPTPSMRMSLTPVYVPSVSVGGPPKTRGPAEPESEKQGERKERDREQVGDVARQPQAPTTLLKKRLSVGVGHYSIGHQ; encoded by the coding sequence ATGAGCTACACGAACCTCCTGCGGCAGCAAAACGTGGTGGACGACTGTCAGCGAGTGAGTTGCAACCGCGGACCGGCGTCCAATCTCGCCGGGCGCTGCGTGATCAGTCGCGACATCGTCGTCGGCTGCCGGATGGAGCAATGCGATCCCGACCTGCCCTACATGCTGGAGCCCACGTGGATGGTCTACCTGCGATCCGGTCGCGATGGCGGCGACCTGTCCCGCTTCGTGCAGCGGGTCACCTTCAAGATGTCGCCGCGACTGCCGCTGCGGCTGCACGTGGCGGACAGTGCTCCGTTCGAGATCAGCGAGGTGCTGGGCAGCGACTTTCCGGTGGAGGTGCAGGTGCAGTATGTGGACGCCCGCATGTCGGATACCTCGTACGTCTTCCGGCCGCGCGTGGTGCGCGAGGGTCACGGCGGGATCAGCGAGGAGATGCCCGACAAGATGATATTCGTGAATCCCACGCCCTCGATGCGAATGAGCCTGACGCCCGTTTATGTGCCGTCCGTGAGTGTTGGTGGTCCGCCCAAAACCAGGGGACCGGCCGAGCCCGAGTCGGAGAAACAGGGCGAGCGGAAGGAACGGGATCGCGAGCAGGTGGGCGATGTGGCACGGCAACCCCAAGCGCCGACCACGCTGCTCAAGAAGCGCCTGAGCGTGGGTGTGGGGCACTACTCCATTGGCCACCAGTAA
- the HLH3B gene encoding uncharacterized protein HLH3B: MAWLPSSSNGADNADERSTASSGSSGHSQTNESPHSGHLNGNGNGVIREPGRHPPALLRHATPHLQPKTESVSDGDGDAELSDFSLNDTEEDEEDLRDYIVLNGNQADGNRSLSSSPRSHSRNGLLTAPASSGSSVGGGGGGGNISGGNASSGGGGGGGATGGVRKVFTNTRERWRQQNVSGAFAELRKLVPTHPPDKKLSKNEILRSAIKYIKLLTGILEWQQRQVPALSSRGQLEPNNNDNRMTNGHAADGELENADLPAVRHIKCERTDGQPQQRNGIGNGGNDLLMIAPGAIIKSELLLESPLPLGQPLPGTPLPLSTAPLALVESRLSGSVSVSGIKPTGGSRSSKRRPKPEGGATDLSLGKRRRT, from the exons ATGGCCTGGCTACCGAGCAGCTCCAATGGAGCGGACAACGCGGACGAAAGGAGCACGGCCTCGAGCGGCTCCTCCGGACACAGCCAGACCAACGAGTCCCCGCATTCCGGCCACCtaaatggcaatggcaacggGGTCATCCGGGAACCCGGGAGACACCCGCCAGCTCTGCTCCGGCATGCCACGCCCCATCTGCAGCCCAAGACAGAGTCCGTTTCGGACGGAGACGGCGACGCGGAGCTCTCCGACTTCTCGCTCAACGACaccgaggaggacgaggaggatctGCGCGACTACATCGTGCTGAATGGCAACCAGGCGGATG GCAATCGTTCACTGTCCAGCTCCCCGCGAAGTCACTCCCGCAACGGGCTGCTCACAGCGCCGGCCAGCTCCGGAAGTTCCGTCggcggaggcggcggtggGGGTAACATCTCCGGAGGCAATGCATccagcggcggcggaggaggaggaggagccactGGCGGAGTGCGCAAGGTGTTCACCAACACAAGGGAGCGCTGGCGCCAGCAAAACGTATCCGGCGCCTTTGCGGAGCTACGTAAGCTGGTCCCGACGCATCCGCCGGACAAGAAGCTCTCGAAGAATGAGATCCTGCGCTCGGCCATCAAGTACATCAAGCTCCTGACGGGCATCCTCGAGTGGCAGCAGCGGCAAGTGCCTGCACTTTCATCTAGGGGTCAACTGGAGCcgaacaacaacgacaaccgGATGACCAATGGCCATGCGGCGGACGGAGAGTTGGAGAACGCGGATTTGCCAGCGGTGCGGCACATAAAATGTGAACGAACCGACgggcagccgcagcagcggAATGGGATTGGGAACGGAGGCAACGACCTGCTCATGATTGCCCCGGGAGCCATAATCAAGAGCGAGCTCCTGCTGGAGTCACCACTGCCACTCGGACAGCCGCTGCCGGGCACTCCACTGCCACTGTCCACTGCTCCGCTGGCGTTGGTGGAGTCACGGCTGTCCGGATCCGTGTCCGTTTCCGGCATAAAGCCGACTGGCGGCAGTCGGAGCAGCAAACGACGCCCCAAGCCAGAGGGCGGAGCCACCGA